TAAGCATGCCAAACTGATTCTTTAAATAACGGATTTGCGCATTACTACTTGTCGCATGAAGTAAGATATTAGTTAGAGTAACTTCATGAATAGTAAGTTTATCATTATCCCTAACATATTCAGAATTAGCTTTAACTCCTTTCCATTTATGTCTCATCTTACTTACATTTGCTTTTGAAACACCCATTTCTTTTGCAATACTAACATCATTAAGCTTTCCTTCTTTAAAATACACAATATAATCATCAAATGATTTCTTGAATCTACTCATATTCTTTAACACCAGTTAACCAATAAGTTAACAAAAATTATAATTAACATAAACTCTATAACAAAAAAATAAACTTTGCAAAAACAATGAGTAATCATTAATTATATAGACTAGTTATAAAATAATAATCTATAATGACTAATTCAGATTATATATAAAAATTAAAAAAGGAGAATAATATGAAAATTTTTATTAAAACATTAATATTTTGCAGTACATTATTATTGTATTGTTGCAATTCGGATAAAATTAATGGTACGTCTGATAAGACTATACCAATACTACATAAATTACCTAAACAAGGAGAAAACAATCTACAGCCTAAAGCTCATGGAAAAGACGAAACAAGACTTAACACTTTAACTGATGATGAAAATCAGAAATTTGACGTTCTTATAAATGCATTTAATAAAATTATAGAATTAAAGCGAGTGTCAGATGATGCATCACAAAAAAGTCAAAACTTTTTAAATTGGATAAGATCAACAGAAGTACAAAAACAAAAAGAATTAGCTAATGCTTTTACTATAGTCTATGAGGCCTTAAAAGACAAAAAACCCCCACAATTAAAAAATTTAACCATAACTCAACTTATAAATAATGCCTTAACTTGCCCAAGTATAGATCAATGTAATGATACATATACAAATATTCGACCTCCAGATATACTAATGTTTTTTAGAAATGTCCTAAAAGACACAATTAGTGCAAACAACACCAACGCAAAAAGATTTAAAGCTCTCAAAATAGAATTACTTAACTTAAATCAACATGTACATAGCTTATTAGAAGGGGAGCAATACGAAATAATGCTAAGAATGCAAATAAAAAATGATAATAACCTAACACAGGCTTTTAATTTCTTAATAAATGCTTTGCCACAGAACAATCGTTATATTGCATGGAGCGCACTAAAGCTATTGTTTGAATTCAACGATAATGGAATGACAAAGTCCATAGACCTTGAAAAGCTAAAATCTATATTAAACCATATAAATACTGAACTTAACAAATGTAATAAAAATGAAGCTGGTAAAAATAATCTT
This is a stretch of genomic DNA from Borrelia coriaceae. It encodes these proteins:
- a CDS encoding Mlp family lipoprotein, giving the protein MKIFIKTLIFCSTLLLYCCNSDKINGTSDKTIPILHKLPKQGENNLQPKAHGKDETRLNTLTDDENQKFDVLINAFNKIIELKRVSDDASQKSQNFLNWIRSTEVQKQKELANAFTIVYEALKDKKPPQLKNLTITQLINNALTCPSIDQCNDTYTNIRPPDILMFFRNVLKDTISANNTNAKRFKALKIELLNLNQHVHSLLEGEQYEIMLRMQIKNDNNLTQAFNFLINALPQNNRYIAWSALKLLFEFNDNGMTKSIDLEKLKSILNHINTELNKCNKNEAGKNNLATSIKDYLVKVDRDNTPGITALNNFATEILSDCQK
- a CDS encoding DUF603 domain-containing protein is translated as MSRFKKSFDDYIVYFKEGKLNDVSIAKEMGVSKANVSKMRHKWKGVKANSEYVRDNDKLTIHEVTLTNILLHATSSNAQIRYLKNQFGMLSNNRFKITF